From the genome of Amia ocellicauda isolate fAmiCal2 chromosome 14, fAmiCal2.hap1, whole genome shotgun sequence, one region includes:
- the LOC136767771 gene encoding perforin-1, producing the protein MGSLCPLLLLPWALLSLYQPDVVLGCHTGTRRKCQSASFVPGYNLVGEGFSIVSMQRKGAYVINIETWEMANGRCRLCKNTQLGGAWQKVPLSVLDWRPQINCRRSLTSKLYQSSESVLKDSTDSASASWKVGLGLVGVGGLHVGGTHSKSARFAMEKSKSDKYSFASQDVNCKHYSFRLKDQPPLNSEFLKTLNSLPRTYNSQTVTKFQHFIETYGTHYIHKVRLGGRVQSITAMRTCEAAMKGVTVHDIKNCLSVEATATIKGVTASAMSEFCRKTSKKLERGKTFHSTFSDRKTEVIGGLSSVHDLLFSPEGPAAYKKWMDSLKTHPDIVSYSLKPLHLLVRENNIAQANLQRAVREYILKNALSRSCSNQCKVGSRSDSTNSCLCKCHGQTGIDADCCPIKPGLAKLVVIVERATGLWGDYFSKTDAYVKVFYRKQMEETPVIWNNDFPYWGREIKFDTVELSLSQPVKFEVWDRDNKWDDDLLGKCQFDPIRGKMNKTCGLKHGSLYVSISVECAPSLGGNHCESYIPSLMSADQASRYVGRNLMPIPEPFLSALQNQGQLRPANYTWSLGPQPGRGNMRAIATEAP; encoded by the exons ATGGGCTCTCTCTGCCCTCTTCTCCTGCTGCCCTGGGCTCTGCTCTCACTGTACCAGCCTGATGTTGTTCTGGGCTGCCACACCGGGACCCGGCGAAAATGCCAGAGTGCCAGCTTTGTTCCCGGCTACAACCTGGTGGGTGAAGGGTTCAGCATAGTGAGCATGCAGCGGAAGGGTGCCTACGTAATCAACATTGAGACCTGGGAGATGGCCAACGGGAGATGCAGGCTGTGCAAAAACACCCAGCTGGGCGGCGCATGGCAGAAAGTGCCCCTCTCAGTTCTGGATTGGCGCCCTCAGATCAACTGTCGCCGCAGCCTCACTAGCAAGCTGTACCAGTCCAGTGAGTCAGTGCTGAAGGACAGCACTGATAGCGCCAGTGCCAGTTGGAAAGTGGGTCTGGGTCTGGTGGGGGTGGGTGGCTTGCATGTGGGAGGTACTCACTCTAAATCAGCCAGGTTTGCCATGGAAAAGTCAAAATCTGACAAGTACAGCTTCGCCAGCCAGGATGTCAACTGCAAGCATTACAG TTTCCGCCTGAAAGACCAACCTCCCCTGAACTCTGAGTTCCTCAAGACACTGAACTCTCTGCCCAGGACATACAACAGCCAAACAGTCACTAAGTTCCAACACTTCATAGAAACTTACGGCACCCATTACATCCACAAGGTGAGGCTGGGGGGCCGAGTGCAGAGCATCACAGCCATGCGCACATGTGAGGCGGCCATGAAGGGGGTGACTGTTCATGACATCAAGAACTGTCTGAGCGTTGAGGCCACGGCCACCATCAAGGGCGTGACCGCCAGCGCCATGTCAGAGTTCTGCCGAAAGACCAGCAAGAAGCTGGAACGGGGCAAGACCTTCCACAGCACCTTTTCAGATCGCAAGACGGAGGTGATTGGGGGTCTCTCAAGTGTCCATGACCTCCTGTTCTCACCTGAAGGGCCGGCCGCATACAAGAAGTGGATGGATTCCCTGAAGACCCACCCAGATATTGTCTCCTACTCCCTGAAGCCTCTGCACTTGCTGGTTAGGGAAAACAACATCGCACAGGCAAATCTGCAGAGAGCTGTGCGTGAGTACATCTTGAAGAATGCCCTCTCCCGCTCCTGCTCCAACCAGTGCAAAGTCGGGAGTCGCAGCGATTCGACCAACTCCTGTCTGTGCAAGTGCCACGGGCAAACTGGCATTGATGCAGACTGCTGCCCCATCAAACCAGGCCTGGCCAAGCTGGTGGTGATTGTAGAGAGAGCAACAGGGCTGTGGGGTGATTATTTCTCCAAGACCGATGCCTACGTGAAGGTTTTCTACCGCAAGCAAATGGAAGAGACCCCTGTTATCTGGAACAACGACTTCCCTTATTGGGGCCGGGAGATCAAATTTGACACAGTGGAACTCTCCTTGTCCCAGCCAGTCAAGTTCGAGGTGTGGGATCGGGACAACAAGTGGGATGATGACCTCCTGGGGAAGTGTCAGTTTGACCCGATAAGGGGGAAGATGAATAAGACTTGTGGCCTCAAACATGGCTCCCTGTATGTCTCCATCAGTGTGGAGTGCGCGCCCAGTCTGGGGGGTAACCACTGTGAAAGCTACATCCCGTCACTTATGTCTGCAGACCAGGCTTCCCGCTACGTGGGCCGCAACCTGATGCCCATCCCTGAGCCCTTCCTGAGTGCCCTGCAGAACCAGGGGCAGCTCCGTCCAGCCAACTACACCTGGTCATTAGGTCCTCAGCCTGGAAGAGGAAACATGCGCGCCATCGCCACAGAAGCACCATGA